GTGGGCAAGGAAGCGGAGCGCTACAACCTCTCGATCACCGCCAAGGACCGCAGCGGCGAGCCGCTCTCCGGGCTGCTCTGGGTGGCGGGAAAGAACTTCTCTCACTTCTACGGGATCGATGAGTCGGGCACGCTCAACCTCCGGCTGCCGGTCGACACGTACGCTGCCTTCCTCGAGGCCGACGTGCAGGGCACGCACGGCCCGCACTCCCTGGGCGTAGCGCTGCTGAGCGCTCCCGAGATCGTCCTGGACCGGGATCGCGCGGTCACGCTGGACGCCTCGGCCGCCCGGCAGGTCAGGGCCGTCGTTCCCAAGGAGACCACCGACTCCCATGCCCACATGGACGTCTACCGATCATTTGATTCCGCCCATCGCGTGATGAGCACCGCGGGCACCTTCATGCCCGGGTACGACAGCATGTGGGCGCTGCCCACCGGCAATAAGGTCACCAAGGGTGACTTCTCCTTCGGCGCGCGCTGGCGCAAGGAGGAGCCCGCACTGACGGTGGCCTCCGACAAGCGGAGCTTCGACGACCTGAGGTTTCAGCGAGGCTCGAAGCCGCTTCCCGATGGACGGATGACCCTCGACACGATCTTCGCCGGGCAGGGCGCCCCGGCCGACTACGCCGGGCTAAAGGCCCACGGCAAGATCGTCGTGGTGCGCCGCAACGACACCGTCGTACTGGAGCAGCAGGAGGCCGCGGCCGCACAGGCCGGCGCACGGCTGCTGCTGGTCGTCAACGATGGGGTGGGCCGGCTGGCGCCCTGGCCCAGGCAGCCCATCATCTCCCTTCCGTTCCTTCCGCCTGTCTCAGTGGCCACCCTCACCCAGGACGAGGGCGAGGAGCTGATCACCCAGATCCAGCACGGTAAGACCCCGCTGACCCTGGTCTCCAGCCGCGTCACGGACTACCTCTACGACCTTGTCCGTCACTACGTCGGCGCGATACCCGACGACCTGACCTACCAGCCGACAGAGGAGGACTTGGCCCGCGTCGACGTCTCCTTCCGTAACTACCGGCCGAACAGGGCGACCGAATACCGCTCAGACATCTGGCAGGGATTCATAACAGGCGCCTCTTTCCTTAACGAGGCTCCAGCCCAGGGTGAGCGCACCGACTGGGTCTCTGCCGACAACACGGACATCCAGTGGAAGGAGCGGGCCCAGCTCCCCGGTGAAGTCCAGGAGACGGCCTCGGCGGTGCGCTACAAGGCGGGCACCACCAGCGACCTTCACTGGTTCGGCCCGATCCACCGTCCCCGCCTCGACAACCAGACAGGGGGGAATAGGACTGACGACAAGATCGACGCCGCGATCCCGGGCTGGGGCGACTCCGGTGTGGACCACGTGGGCATCACCGTCAGCAACCCCCTAGTCAGGAACACGGTGACGCTGTACCAGGGAGACACGCTTTTGTCCACGTGGCCCGCCGACTATATGGCGGTTTCGGGACTCAGCCCCCAGCGCCTGCCCTACCGGCTCGTCTCCGAGAACTCCCGGGGCGACTGGAAGAACCCGTACTCCACCAGCACGCGGACCGAGTGGGGGTTCACCTCGGCGGCCGGCGACCCCGGTACGTCCGCAGTCCTGCCGTTGATCCAGCTCGACTACAAGGTCGACACCGACACCGCGGGCAAGGCAAGCCGGAACGCCGACCTCGTGGTCACTCCCTCCCACCTCGCGGGAGGACCGAGCTCCAATGCGATCGGCGACGTCACCCTTGACGTCTCCTACGACGACGGCGCCACCTGGCAGCAGGCAGCGCTCAACCACATCGGTGACGGCTGGGAGACCATGCTCCACGCCCCGGCCGGCGCCACGTACGTCACCCTGCGCGCCTCCGCGCACGACAACCAGGGCAACAGCGTCACCCAGAGCATCACCCGCGCCTTCGGGCTGATGTAACCACCCTCAGCCCGTCGCTCGGGCGGGGCCGCCACCCGCGGTCCCGCCCGAGCGGCAGTCCCGCCCGACACACGCCTGCACGCCCCGGCGTCGCGCCCACTCGATCGCCGGGCAACGGTCCATGACGACGTCGAGCCCGGCGTCGAGCGCACGCTCGGCGGCGGCCTCGTCGATCACCCCGAGCGGGAGCCACACGGCGCCGGAACCCGCTGAGATCGCCTCGACCAGCGACGCGCTCCGGCACCGCGCTGGCCACCCCCGCGTACTGCAGCGGGTAGCGCTCGTTGGCGGCTACGTCGCCAACGTCCACGCCGATCTCGGCGGCGGGCCGCCTCGACGCGGCGGCCAGGCTGCCGGCGCGGGCGACCTCCGGGTAGAGCTGCGCCGGGTCGGGGAACTCGGGCTCCGGTGGGCGTGTCTCCGTCGTCACTGCCGCGGTGTGCCGTCGAGGGCAGCGCCACGCCACTCAGGCCGCTGGCCGGTCGGCCCACCGGCTCGGCCACGCCCCAACCATTCGATGCGGTAGTCCCGCGACGTCGAACTACGCGCTCATGGAGAACTTCTGGTCGACGCTGAAGATCGAACTCGTCTTCCGCACCTCCTGGCGGACCCGCGACGAGGCCGAGAACGCGATCTTCGCCTACATCGACGGCTGGTACAACACCCGCCGCATCCAGAAGGAACTCGGCTACCTCAGCCCCGACGAGTACGAAACCGCCTGGCACCCCCGCCAGAAGGAACCAGCCCAACCAACTATCGCTACCCCTGCACCAGCCGGCAGCAGGTAACCACCGCTCCATCAAAGCGGGGGGACCTCAAAGGGCGTCATGGCCGGTCAAGGATCGCAGGGCGCTGGCGGCGCAGCTGGAGATGGCGGCGTGACGAGTCTGAGGAAGGCCGACCTGATCGCGGATCGCCGTGCGGACCGGACCATCGGCTTCCGCCTGAATTCCACCGCCATCCACCACCTGTGAACCACCAGCCCGCAAAAGCCAGACAGCGCTGGTGGCTGGCCGAAGCCAGCCACCAGCGCCGGCTAGGCGGCCTTCACCTCCGCAGCGGGGGCCGCGGGTGCGCAGGCCCGCCAACCGTCGAGCCACTCCCGATCCGGAGCACGCAGCACCCGCACGCCGGTCCACGCGAACGCCGCTGCCAGCAGCGCGCCACCGATTGCCTCGGGCAGCGGCACGAAGAACGACGCCATTCCGAACAGCATCAGCACCGGGATCGCGCGGGCCACCGCGCCGCTCCGCCAGAGTGAGGCGGCGAGGACTGGAAAGCCGAGCAGGCCGAGGAGGGTGAACAACACCGCGACCACGAGCGCGGGGTCGCTGTTGGTCGCCGCCATAACGGCGACGTCCTGGCTGCTGACGCCATCGTCGACCATGCCGGCGACGACGCTGCTGTGCCCCACGTCGACCGCGTTGCCAACGAGATTGAGCAGCAGCAACCCCACGCCGAGGTGGGCTAACCTGGCGCCGCGGTGGCGCAACAGATGCAGCAGGCCGAAGAGCGCCGGCAGCATCAGCGCCACCATGAGGAGCTGGGCCACGGACGAGACGGCGTTGAGCTGCTGATGCGCCGCGACGGAGTCGAGGACGTCTTTCTCGTCGCCGGAATTGACCGTTTTGGTGGCCAGGAAGACGAGGATCGCGACACCGCCAGCGACGAGTGCCGCAGCGGTGAAACGCCTGCGAAATCGGTCCACAGGGCTGAGCATGATGGCCTCCACTGGGGTGGTGGTTCGGGACTGCTTCGTCAAGGTAGGCCCGGGAGCCACGGGGGCACATCGCCCGGCATCACTATCTGTACCTCCCTCGCGCAGGCGACGCCAGCCGCCAGCGCATCGCCCGCCCGGCTGACGCGCGTCCCGTCACTCCCGCGCTAGGTTCCGTTCTGTGGACCGGATACAGCGTCTGAGGTTGGTCGACCGGATGGTCGCCAGCGCGCTGGCCGCCCTCGCGCTAGCCAGCGTCTGGCTCATCGAGCCGGGTCAGGAGCCTCGGCCGACGGTGACCGTGATCGCGCTGGTGATGACCGGATCGCTGGCGTGGCGACGGCGGGCGCCGACGGCAGTGCTGACGGCGGTGCTGATTGCGTTGCTCGCGCTCGCGACGGTGGCGCACACGGTCAGTCCGATGTATGCCCTGCTGGCGACGATCATCGCCGTGCACGCCGTCGGGGCGTACGGGCCGTGGCGGATCGGCCTGGTCGGCATCGGCGTCACTGCGGTGGTGTTGTGGCTCGGCCTTTGGATGGACCCGACGCGCCATGAGTTCTTCGACTATCCGTTCGCGCTCATGCTGGCCGCCGGCAGTTGGGGCTTCGGCGCCGCCCTACGTTCCCGGGAACGCCGCGCGATCCGCCTGCAGGAGCAGGGGGAGCAGTTGGCTCGGCAGGCGGTTCTCGAGGAACGGGCCCGCATCGCCCGGGAACTGCACGACGTCATCGCCCACTCAGTCAGTGTGATGGTGGTCCAGACCGGTCTGGTCAGACGACGGATCAGCCGGGAGCGGCCCGACGAGGCGCACCTGCTCGGCGAGGTCGAGCAGATTGGCCGGCTGGCGCTGGACGAGATGCGCCGACTTTTGGGGCTGCTGCGCGCCGACGGTGAGGAACTGGCGTTGTCCCCGCAGCCCGGCCTGGCCACGCTTGCCGGCCTTGTCGAGCAGATGCGGGCGTCAGGTGTCCCGGTGGAGCTGACCGTGACCGGGGACCAGGGGCCGCTGCCACCCGGGCTCGACCTCGCCGCATACCGGATCGTGCAGGAGGCGTTGACCAATGTCCTCAAGCACGGTGCCGGTTCGGCGGCGCACGTGGCGATCGACCACGGTCGAGGCCAGCTGACGATCGGGGTCACGAATACCCCGCCGCATCAGGAGGGACCGTCTCCACACGTCGGCCACGGCATGGTGGGGATGCGCGAGCGCGCGGCACTCTACGGTGGCACTTTCGAGGCCGGACGACGGCCGGACGGCACGTTCTCCATACGGGCGACACTGCCCGTCGAACGTGAGCGGCTGGTTCACGTCACGGGCAACGAGGTCTCGCAGTGACCATCCGCGTGGTGATCGCAGACGACCAGGCCATGGTACGCCGCGGCTTTCGTCTGCTCCTAGACGACGAACCGGACCTCACCGTGGTCGACGAGGCGGGCGACGGGGAGCAGGCAGTGGCCGCGGTGCGCCGCCACCGCCCGGACGTCGCACTCATCGACATCCGCATGCCGATCCTGGACGGTCTCGCCGCGACCCGCCGTATCGTCGCCGATGGCGGCTGCACCAGGATCATCATCCTGACCACCTTCAATCTCGACGAGTACGTATTCGAGGCGCTTCGCGCGGGTGCCAGCGGTTATCTGCTCAAGGACGCTCCGGCGGAGACACTCATCGACGCCGTACGGGTCGTGGCGGCCGGCGACGCGACGCTCGCGCCGTCCGTCGCCCGCCGGCTCATCGAACAGTTCTCCCAGCTGCCCCAGCCGCGGGCGGCGCTCAGCGCCGCACTCGCCGAGCTGACTCCCCGCGAACTCGATGTCCTTCATCTCGTGGCCCGAGGCCGCACCAACGCCGAGATCGCCGCGGACCTGTTCGTCAGCGAGCACACCGCCAAGACACACGTCAGCCATCTACTCGCGAAGCTCGACCTGCGGGATCGCGTTCAGGCGGTCATCTTCGCCTACGAGTCGGGTCTGATCAGGGCCGGCGGCCCCGACTAATTTCTCGCCGAGCAGGCTCCCTCGGCAGGCTGGCCGGCCACGCGTACCGGCGGCAGCCACAGCCGGGAAGCCAGCAAGCACGCTCGCCGCCTTCAAGATCTCGTTCGCCCAACGCTGCTCCGCCACCACCTTGCGCAGCCGACGGTTCTCCTCGGCCATGTCGCTGGTGGGCCGCTCGGTGCGTTCACCGGCCGGGGTCCAGTGGCCGAGTCCGGCTTTGTCGACCTTGCGGTGGAAGCGCATGCCGGCGAGGCCGCCGAGGATGCGCCGATTCCTACTGCTACAACATCACCGCCGACCACGGGTCCGTCGGCGGAAACGAGATCGTCCTGGCGTATGCCGAGGGCCGCACGTTCGAGCCGGTGTTCATGCACCACGAGATGGGCCACGCTCTCGGACTCGAGCGCTCCTCCTCCCAGGTCGAGGGCGTGTACGGCGACGACTACGACATGATGAGCGCGGTCCGAAGGGTCAAGGCATTCCGCGATGTCCTCAATCGCGCTGCGGGTCCCGGCTTGGCGGCCCGAACCTTGAACGATTGGGGGTGGCTGCACCGGTCTCGCGTGTGGCAGTCCTTCCCGCTCACGTCGCAAGCAGTGACTTTGGCGGCGGTGAACCGGCCGGAGGTCGACGGTTACCTGGCGGTGAAGCTCTCCTGGTGGCCGCTCCTCCTCGGACCGGTTTGGGTGGAGTACCGGCAGCCTGGTCAACGGGACCGAGGCCTGAACGAACCGATCGTGCTGGTACACCGGCGCAACGCGCAGGGTGGCGCCGAGTTGGCGGGGGGTCGGTCCAATCGCCCGGGTCGGCTGCGGGCCGGCGAAGAGTACAGCATCGTGGGCGCCTTCACCGTCGTCGTGCGGGTTGAGGGGCGCCGATGCCCCTATGTTCTGTCAAGCGGTTCGTGGGGTCGGATCTACGGGATCGAGCTGGCGGAGCAGGTGGTAGATCTCGCGGGCGATGTACCGCTTGAGACATCGCATGGCTTCGCGGCGGGTGAGGCCTTGACTGCTGCGTCGGTCGAGGTAGTCCTGGGTGCGTTGGTCACCCCGTGATCGGGTCAGGGCGATGCGGTAGAGGGCGGCGTTGGCACGGCGGTCGCCGCCGCGGTTGAGTCGGCGCCGGCGGGTCTTGCCCGAGGACGCCTCGATCGGGTTGACGCCGCATAGCGCGGCGAAGGATGCCTGGCTGTGCATCCGGTCGGGGTTGTCCCCTGCGGTGATCAGCAGCGCGGAGGCGCTGTCGGGGCCGATCCCGTGACGGTGCAACAGCTGTGGCGCGTACGAGTTCAGCACGGCGGTGATCTGGCGCTGGAGTTCACGTTCCTCGGCGGTGAGTGTCTGGATACGCTGGGCCAGGCGGCGCAGGGTGTAGACGGTGGCGGTGGCCACGTCGGTCGGGGCGGTGTCGGGCAGGGTGGCGCAGTGGCGGATCAACGCTGTGTCGGACAGGCCGGTCAAGGTGTCGCGTAGCGTTGTGGCGGCGGTGACGATGACGGCCTTGAGCTGGTTGACCGCCTGGGTGCGGGATTTCACCGCGGAGGCTCTGGCCAGGCGGAACATGCGCAGCATCTCCACCGGCCCGTCGGGCGGTCTTTGCGGTGGCGGCGGCCCGGCCGGACAGCACCGCCAGGGCGGCGGCCATCGCGTCGACGGTGTCGGTCTTGCCGTGGCGGCGGCGCGCCGCGCGGTCGGGGCGGTTGACCTCGATCACGGTCAGACGCTGGTCACGCAGGTAGCGGGCCAGGCCCGCGCCGAAAGAGCCGGTTCCCTCGACACCGGCGCGGCGGAGGTCGCCGAAACCACGTGCCCAGGCCAGCAGGTCGCGGTAGCCGGCGGCGGTGGTCGGGAAGCTGGCAGAGGCGACCTGGACGCCGAGCGGGGTGGTCACTGCGGCGACGTGGGCGTCCTTGTGGGTGTCGACGCCGAGGATGACCTCCTCGCCGGTCGGGTCGGGCTGACTGTCCGGGGCGGTGTTCGGCATGCTGGGCATGGACCGTTTGTCTCCTGGTGGCTTGGGACGGCGGATGGCCATCGCCGGGCCGGCAGGGCGGTCAGAACTGTGATGGTGCCCTTGTTGCAGCAAGGCCCCTATCGGGACACGCTCTACCGGTCCGGTGACAGCAGGCCCTCCCGCGAGCCACAGTCGACAGATCAGCGCAAAGGCATCGACTGAGCCGGTTGCGTTACGGGTCAGACCGTGGCCCGCGGGAGCACGGCTCCTACGATCTCAGAACCGCACCCTCACACTCACAGTTGCGTTATCGGATCGGCGCCAGGTCAAGTGAGCCAGCCAACCTCGACGTGCCGCCTCAGGCCGACCGCGCTGAAGATCCCGCCGCGCCGCAGTAGCACCCTCCAGGCGCTTGGGGCGTCGCCCGGAGCGCGTACCCTCGGCCGGGTGATCCGCAGGACCGCGCTTACCTCGCTGGCGGCGCTGGCGGCGGTCGCGGTCGGCGTCGGGCTGGCCGGATGCGCCGCCGGATCGACCGGCCCGGCACCGGTCTGGCGCGGGGCCACGCCGGGTCCGACGCCGTCCGCCACCGGCACCGCGACGCCGGGGCCGAGGGCGCCGGTCGAGGTGCGGCTGGCCTTCGCCGGTGACGTCCACTTCACCGGCCGTACCCTGCGCCTGCTCGACGATCCGGAGACGGCCTTCGGGGCGATCGCGTCGACGCTGCGCGACGCCGACGTCACGCTGGTCAACCTGGAGACGGCGGTGACCGACCGGGGCACCCCGCAGCCGAAGACGTACCACTTCCGGGCTCCGAAGACCGCCTTCGCGGCGCTGCGCGCGGCCGGGGTCGACGCGGCGTCGATCGCCAACAACCACATCCTCGACTACGGCCAGCAGGGGCTCTCCGACACCCTCGACGCCGCGACGGAAGCCCAGTACCCGGTGTTCGGCGCGGGCCGCGACGCCGACGCGGCATATGCGCCCTGGTTTACCACCGTACGAGGGCTGCGGATCGCGGTGCTCGGCATGTCACAGGTGCATGACCTGGCCGGGTCGTGGCGGGCGACGGACACCCGACCGGGGGTGGCAATGGCGTTCGATCCCGCCCGGGCCACCGCCGCGGTGCGTTCGGCGCGGGAGCAGGCCGACCTGGTCATCGTCTTCATGCACTGGGGCGTCGAGGGTGATTCGTGCCCGAGCGGGGAGATGAAGACGTTCGCCGGAAGGCTGTCCGCGGCTGGCGCCGACATCGTGGTCGGTACGCACGCGCACACGCTGCTGGCCGACGGCTGGCTGGGCCAGACCTACGTGCACTACGGACTGGGCAACTTCCTCTGGTACGGCAATTCGCACAGCGCGGACTCCGGCGTGCTGAACCTGGTCGTACGCGACCGGACAGTGGTGGACAGCCAGTTCGTCCCGGCGACGGTGTCCGGCAGCGGCCAGCCGGTGCCGGCCACCGGGGTTGGTAAGCAGCGCATCCTCGACAAGCTCGCCACCGCACAGCGGTGCACCGGCTTGGCGGCGAAGCACCCCGGATAGCGCGGCCGACGGCGCCCCGGCCGCCCCCACCACATCGAAGACCTCATCGACAAGATCAAAAAACGCAACGCCGACATCGCTACCGCGAAAGTCAGCCCCGACCCCGCCCACCCGCGCCAGCGTGAGAGGAGTGCGACCCACCGGGCCTGCCACCATCGCGCGTATCCGCGCGACCCTGCGCAAGGCGTTCAACGACGCCCTCGCCCCAAAGTGGTCAGCGGCATCCCGAACCCTGCCACCCTGGTCAAGACCTCCAATGCTCGGGCCAAGCCGATCGTGTGGGAACCGGAACGGGTCGAGAGGTGGAGGGCCACGGGTGACGTCCCCGGTCCGGTCATGGTCTGGACCGACGACCTCCTCGTCCAGTTCCTCGACTACGCCGCCGACCACGCCCCCGACCTGCACCCCCTACTGCATTTCATGGCCTACCGCGGACCCCGCCGCGGTGCGGCCTCCTCGACGCCGAAGTCCGCCTCGGCAAGGCCGAGGTCAGCATCGTCAACCAGATCGCCACCCGCGGCTACGAAACCCGGCAGGAGCGGCCCAAGAGCGACGCCGGCAACCGCGATGTCGACCCCGACCCCGACCCCGTCGCCGTGCTCACCGCCTACAAGGCCCGCCGCGCCGCCTGGCGCCTCGCCGCTGGCACAGACTGGCCAGACACCAGACTGTTCTTCGTCCGCCCCGACGGCGAACCCTGGCACCCCAACGCCGTCACCCAACGCTTCCGCCGCCTCGTCAAACGAGCCGGGCTGCCACCCATCCGCCTGCACGACCTGCGCCACGGCGCCGCCACCCTCGCCCCCGACGCTGGCGTCGACATCAAAGTCGTCTCCGACCAACTCGGCCACTCCACCACGACACTTACCAGAGCGTCGTCAAGCGGCTGCACCATGAAGCCGCAACCGCCGTCGCCGGAAGGATCAAGAACAAGCGGCGCCGTACCGCTTGAGCAACCCGACCTGGGTGATTGGTGATGGGTTGAAATATCGGCTCAGGGGGTCTGCGGTACTTTCTTCACCAACGCCGATCGGTGAACAGGTGGAGTTCCTGCCGCGTTGCCGGACGTCTTACATGAGGCGACGGCCGGTATCCACATTGGAGGGCATGATTCGATGAGTTCCTACACCATCACCATCGCCGCTGACGATCCCAGTCGAGCGACCACAACCTTGAAGGTCGAGGTGAACGACACCACCCCGCGCATCACCGAACTGGTGGTTCGCGCCGGGCAGGGGGACGGGCTGACCGCGGGCCAGATCCCCGCGGTCGACCTGGACCTGCTCTTGAGGGCGATCGCGCCCGCCGCCGGTGGGCAGCAGGCGATAGCCACGCCGCCAATTGCCGTATCCGACGAGGCGCCCGCGGCCGGCGCCGTGCCCATCGGCGACGGTGAGCCCGCCGCCGAGCCGACGGCGGTCCAGCCCACCGCCCCTACCACGGGTGCGGATGAGCTGGCTACGAGTAACGCTGAAGGCGCTGGTGCGGTTGACGTCGTGGTGCCCAAGCAGGCGTCACCGGCGACCAAGGCAAGCAAAGCGAAGACGGCCACCCAGGCGTCAGGCGCCGGCGCGACCCACAGCCGAGCGGGCAAGCCGAAGACCGCAACGGGCGCCAAGGCCACGACTACGGCGGCGAAGGCCACGAAGCGGATCGGCAAAGGCGGATTATCCGGAGGCGAGGGACGGGTGTACCGGCGCTCACCGGCCGATCTCGAAGCGGTCTACCAGCAGGCCGGCAATGTGACGGCTGTCGCCGACCATTATGACGTGCCCCGGCACACCGCCCAGGGGTGGATCCGCACGCTGCGCCGCCGGCAAGCCGGGCCAATTTCTGAGTAGCGAAACGGGTACCGGGTCGGAACGGGCCAACAGGGGTGTCGCTTCAAGGCACGGGATAGGACCTGACGGTGGGGGCTATCGACATGCTGCGACAAGCTGTCAGTATGTCGTCTCCGTCGCGGGCGGCCGGTACTGGTAGACCTTGTGCCTCGCTCTCCAGTCCGCGGCGTGCCCGATTCGGCGGGCCATTGGCCTCTCCTTCACGGGCTTGGTCAGTCACCCTCGAAGCCGCGGAACGTGCCGGACTCGTCGGCGGCGTCGGCGAAGTCGGCGAAGTCCATGTTCGCGATGGACATGTTGGCGGAGACTTCGGCGTACCAGCGGGGTGGCACCCGGAAGGTGCGGCCGGGCTCGTCGTAGAGGTCGACGGCGAGCAGCGGGTGTTCGTCGTCGGCCATGGTGGTCGAGTCGGCGAGGAACAGGTAGGTCAGCTTGTCGTCATCGTCCGCGTCGGCATCGGCTTGGACCAGGGCATGGATGCCTACCGCGGGTACTGAGGTCGCTGACGAAGGTCGCGTTGGGGTAAGGGTCTCCGGCGATGGGGACGGCTTTCAGTGCGTCCCACGCCGCGTTATCGGTGAAATCGGTACGCAGGACCAGCGACGTGAGGTCTTCGGGTTGGGGCAGAGGGGTCACGAGTGCGTGTGGCCGTGGCCAGCAGCCGGGCGGCGGCCTCGCCGACCAGCTCAGCTTCGCCGTCAAGACCTTGGCGCACCACGGCCGCCGGTCCCCAGGCTGTGGACAACTCGCGTGCCGTGGATAACGCCCTGATCATGCTCAGACGGGGACGGGCCAGGGACTCGACAGCTGCGTTATTAGGAAACGATGGTTATCTGAAGGACACCCTTCTCGCACATACCCCTGGGGAGTAAATGCGAGAGGGATCGGTGAGTGACAACGACTGATGCGGTCTTCAGGTGCAAGGCCACGGCGGTCACAGGTCGAGCGGGAGAGCGGTGAGCTCGGCGCGGGAGCTGACGCCCAGTTTGGAGTAGCAGTTTCTCAAGTGAAAGTCGACGGTGCGTGGACTGACGAACAGCTGCGCGGCCACGTTCCGGTTCGACAGGCCCTGCCGGACCAGGGCGGCGACCTGCCGTTCCTGCGGGGTCAGCTCGTTTGCGGTGGTGACATCGCGGCGGCGGGCGGTTTCCCCGGAGGCGCGGAGCTCCTGCTCGGCCCGCTCTGCCCACGGGGCGGCGCCGAGGTCCTCGAACAGCGCCAGCGCGGTGCGCAGGTGCTCGCGGGCGTCGACCCGGCGGCGGGCGCGGCGCAGGTGTTCGCCGAAGGCCAGGTGGGTGCGGGCCCGGTCGGGCAGCCGCGGCGAGTCGGCGTGCGCGGCGAGTGCCCGCTGGAAGTGGGTCTCGGCGCCGTCGCCGGCGAGCAGGGCGCGGCCGTGCTCGACGACAGCGATCGCGGCCGGCAGGCCGGTGCCCGCGGCGAAATGGTCCAGCTCGGCCAGCCAGGTGCGGGCGAGGTCGGGGCGGTCGCCGCGGACGGCGGCGTCGAACAGGTCGAGGGCGACTAGGCGGCGCCACGCCGGCCCTTCGATCTGCTCGAGGTGGTGCAGCGCGGTCGCTGGCTGCGCGGCCGCGCGCAGTCCGCGGGCCCAGTGCGTCAGGTCGGCGACGAGGCCGTCGGTGATGCCGATCGGGTGTTTGTCCCGGATCTCGGTGACCCTATCCAGGTGGCAGTCGGCGGCGTCGTCTCCGCGCAGCGCCGCGACCAGGGCGAGTTGCGCGGTGGGCAGCGCGGTCAGCCCCGGGTGGCCGGTGTCGGCGGTCAGCGGCAGCGCTTCGGCGGCGGCACTGGCGGCCTTCGACCAGGCGCCGGTCGCGATCTGGAAGTGGACACCGCGGGTGAGGGCGTGCTCAACCATGTTCAGCGCGCCGGCGCGGCGGGCGGCGGTCAGCTGCTGTTCGTGCAGCCGCAGCCCGCGCTCGTCGTCGTCTATCAGCATCGCGGCGATGCCCAGGTTGGGCTGCAGCACGTGGTCGTCGACCGGGTCGGCGTCGGTGAAGAGGAACGCGCACCCGAAGGATTCCGCGGCGGCCGCCAGTTCGCTGCGGGCGACGGCGCCGAACCCTTGCAGCAGGGCCCAGGCGGCCTGCACCCGGGGCGGCGCGTCCGGCGCCAGCTCGGCCACCAGCGCGGTCGGGTTCACCGGGCGAGGGGATCGGGCGCCGAACGCCGCCAGCGACGCGGCGAGCATCGCCAGCTGGGCCGTCAGCGCCGCGTCCACGGCCGCGGCGACCTCGGCGGCCTGCAGGATGAGGTCGTAGCCGTCGTTCAGTGAGCGGGTGTTCCATTCGATCTGTCCCTGCAGCGCGAGCAGCTGCGCCCGCAGCAGCGGATGGGTCACGTCTGCCGCGGCAGCCTGGGCGAGTGCCGAGGCGCGCGACGGGTGCGCGCCCAGCCAGGCCGAGGATGCGGCCAGGTACAGCCGCCGGCCGCGGGCCTCACCGCCGGCGGTGAGCTCGGCGGCGCGGGCCCACGCGGCGGCCGCCGCCTCGTGGCCACCGCGGGCCGCGGCGCGCTCGGCGACCCCGTCGAGGGCGGCGACGACGTCCTCGTCGGGCCGGTCAGCGGCGGCGGCCATGTGCCAGGCCCGCCGCTCGGGGTCGCCGGTCAGCACGTCGGCGAGCACACGGTGCGTGGCGCGGCGCTGCGCACTGGTGGCCGCCCGGTAGACCGCCGAGCGCACCAGCGGGTGGTAGAGGGCGACCACATCGCCGTCCACGCGCAGCAACCCGGACCGCTCCACCGCATCCAGGGCGGTTTCAGCG
The window above is part of the Micromonospora inositola genome. Proteins encoded here:
- a CDS encoding transposase, yielding MATATVYTLRRLAQRIQTLTAEERELQRQITAVLNSYAPQLLHRHGIGPDSASALLITAGDNPDRMHSQASFAALCGVNPIEASSGKTRRRRLNRGGDRRANAALYRIALTRSRGDQRTQDYLDRRSSQGLTRREAMRCLKRYIAREIYHLLRQLDPVDPTPRTA
- a CDS encoding DUF6924 domain-containing protein, yielding MHALVQADADADDDDKLTYLFLADSTTMADDEHPLLAVDLYDEPGRTFRVPPRWYAEVSANMSIANMDFADFADAADESGTFRGFEGD
- a CDS encoding response regulator, which translates into the protein MTIRVVIADDQAMVRRGFRLLLDDEPDLTVVDEAGDGEQAVAAVRRHRPDVALIDIRMPILDGLAATRRIVADGGCTRIIILTTFNLDEYVFEALRAGASGYLLKDAPAETLIDAVRVVAAGDATLAPSVARRLIEQFSQLPQPRAALSAALAELTPRELDVLHLVARGRTNAEIAADLFVSEHTAKTHVSHLLAKLDLRDRVQAVIFAYESGLIRAGGPD
- a CDS encoding tyrosine-type recombinase/integrase, with product MLTAYKARRAAWRLAAGTDWPDTRLFFVRPDGEPWHPNAVTQRFRRLVKRAGLPPIRLHDLRHGAATLAPDAGVDIKVVSDQLGHSTTTLTRASSSGCTMKPQPPSPEGSRTSGAVPLEQPDLGDW
- a CDS encoding CapA family protein, whose translation is MIRRTALTSLAALAAVAVGVGLAGCAAGSTGPAPVWRGATPGPTPSATGTATPGPRAPVEVRLAFAGDVHFTGRTLRLLDDPETAFGAIASTLRDADVTLVNLETAVTDRGTPQPKTYHFRAPKTAFAALRAAGVDAASIANNHILDYGQQGLSDTLDAATEAQYPVFGAGRDADAAYAPWFTTVRGLRIAVLGMSQVHDLAGSWRATDTRPGVAMAFDPARATAAVRSAREQADLVIVFMHWGVEGDSCPSGEMKTFAGRLSAAGADIVVGTHAHTLLADGWLGQTYVHYGLGNFLWYGNSHSADSGVLNLVVRDRTVVDSQFVPATVSGSGQPVPATGVGKQRILDKLATAQRCTGLAAKHPG
- a CDS encoding IS110 family transposase; translated protein: MAIRRPKPPGDKRSMPSMPNTAPDSQPDPTGEEVILGVDTHKDAHVAAVTTPLGVQVASASFPTTAAGYRDLLAWARGFGDLRRAGVEGTGSFGAGLARYLRDQRLTVIEVNRPDRAARRRHGKTDTVDAMAAALAVLSGRAAATAKTARRAGGDAAHVPPGQSLRGEIPHPGGQPAQGRHRHRRHNATRHLDRPVRHSVDPPLRHPARHRPDRRGHRHRLHPAPPGPAYPDTHRRGT